The genomic DNA CGGCTCGTCCGCTGGTACAACGGCACCGAGTGGACGGCGCAAACTCGTGCCATCCCGTCGGCCAGCCAGATTGCGAGTCCGGAAGCGGCGCCGAGCATCGGCGGACCCAGACGGCAAACCATGACCGATGCACAAGGCAGACGTATGCGCGGGATTCTATGGTTCCTGGGCAGTATTGCCGCCATCATCCTCTTGGCATCCGGAGTCGGCGTTGACGTCTCCGGAATTCAGGTCATCTTCTGGGGCTTCGTGCTCGGCATCGCCGCACTCGCAGTTCTCGTGGTCCGCGCTCTCGTCAGACTCGGCGACAGACGTCCTACCCCCGTGCACGTTGTCGTCGCGCCGGCGCCGGGTCTCACTGCTGGTTGGTACCCGGACCAGCAAGACGCGAGCCTTGTCCGGTGGCACGACGGCACACAATGGACGTTGCACACCCAACC from Rhodococcus jostii RHA1 includes the following:
- a CDS encoding DUF2510 domain-containing protein, encoding MRGILWFLGSIAAIILLASGVGVDVSGIQVIFWGFVLGIAALAVLVVRALVRLGDRRPTPVHVVVAPAPGLTAGWYPDQQDASLVRWHDGTQWTLHTQPANS